From a single Budorcas taxicolor isolate Tak-1 chromosome X, Takin1.1, whole genome shotgun sequence genomic region:
- the LOC128069645 gene encoding melanoma-associated antigen B17-like yields the protein MPRRHKNKSHARGKCHLVHSDPQEAQASAAAAPKEECPSSPSSAPQGSPLSSPAAGDHQELQGAMAPSSPDAGPSCTGSDEGAQGPEEESAGASQAAPAAQSTRKDPLARKARILVEFLLEKYTKKEPITQNALMKVVSRKYRQHFPEILSTALERLELVFGLEMKEVDRSRNIYTLISKLNLGGNDRTSGEGGLPKSGLLMVLLGVIFMNGNRATEEEIWEFLSMLGIYAGRRHWIFGEPRRLITKDLVQKEYLNYRQVPNSDPPRYEFLWGPRACAETSKMKVLEVLAKFHGRGPSSLSDLYEEALRDQAERAGLRGAARAPPMAEASAPSRAKSRSSSHI from the coding sequence ATGCCTCGGAGGCACAAGAACAAGTCCCATGCCCGTGGGAAATGCCACCTGGTCCACAGCGACCCTCAGGAGGCCCAGGCCAGTGCTGCTGCAGCCCCAAAGGAGGAgtgcccctcctccccttcttctgcccctcaGGGTTCTCCCCTGAGCTCCCCTGCTGCTGGCGATCACCAGGAGCTTCAGGGAGCCATGGCCCCTAGCTCTCCTGATGCAGGGCCTTCCTGTACAGGATCTGATGAAGGTGCCCAGGGCCCAGAGGAGGAAAGTGCAGGTGCCTCCCAGGCAGCCCCTGCCGCTCAGAGCACTCGCAAAGATCCTCTGGCCAGGAAGGCCAGGATACTGGTGGAGTTCCTGCTGGAGAAGTACACCAAGAAGGAGCCCATCACGCAGAATGCCCTGATGAAAGTCGTCAGCAGGAAGTACAGGCAGCACTTCCCTGAGATCCTCAGTACAGCCCTTGAGCGCCTGGAGCTGGTCTTTGGCCTGGAGATGAAGGAAGTCGACCGTAGCAGGAACATCTACACCCTCATCAGCAAGCTCAACCTCGGGGGAAACGATCGTACGAGTGGTGAGGGGGGGCTGCCCAAGTCTGGTCTCCTCATGGTGCTCCTGGGGGTCATCTTTATGAATGGTAACCGTGCCACCGAGGAGGAGATCTGGGAATTCCTCAGTATGTTGGGGATCTATGCTGGGAGGAGGCACTGGATCTTTGGGGAGCCCAGAAGGCTCATCACCAAAGATCTGGTGCAGAAGGAGTACCTGAACTACCGCCAGGTGCCCAATAGTGATCCTCCGCGCTATGAGTTCCTGTGGGGCCCGAGAGCTTGTGCTGAGACCAGTAAGATGAAGGTACTGGAGGTTCTAGCCAAGTTCCACGGTAGGGGCCCTAGTTCCCTCTCAGACCTCTATGAGGAGGCTCTGAGAGATCAGGCGGAGAGAGCAGGGCTGAGAGGTGCGGCCAGGGCTCCACCCATGGCTGAGGCTAGTGCCCCTTCCAGGGCCAAGTCCCGCAGCTCCTCCCACATCTAG